The Lipingzhangella halophila genome segment GCGCGGGGGCCGTGCGGCGGAGCTGGAGGCGGGTGAGCTTGTCGTGGGCGAGGGTGCCCGGCTCCGCGCTGAGCATGACCACGCGCAGGTCGGAGCCCGGCACGGCGAGGGTCTGGCTGTCGAGGTCGAGCACACCGAGTTCGCCGCGGTCGACGCGTTTGCGCAATGTCGCGCGCGGCCGGACGTCGTTCCGCCGCCACTCCGCCGCGAACCCGGGTACCCGCTCGGCGAACTCGCCGACCAGCCGCCGGAGCGCGGAGTCGTGCGGGCGGCGGGTCAACGCCTCGCGTGACTGCGCCGCCGCCTGCGCCTCGAACCCGCCCGCCGCCTCCGGTGGCGCCGAGCACACCGTTGGGCCCAGGCGCATGGCCAGCCGCAGCACGTTGCGCTCGGCCGGAGGAAGCGCGCCGAAGTCCGTGACCAGCGCTGCCGCCAGGTCGTTCCAGGCCAGCATGTCGTGGCGGGCGTCACAGACGTAGGCGGCGACCGGGCCGATCCGGTCCAGCAGCGCGAGCACCCCCGGTGGGACCTTTTCCGGCTCGCCGGACCGTACGGGCGGCGCGTGCCCGGCGAGGCGGGACAGGTGCGCCCGTTCCGCCTCCGACAGCTTCAGGGCCCGCCCGATCGCATCGATCACCTGCGGCGACGGGCGCGGCGCCCGCGCCTGCTCCAACCGCTCGTAGTAGTTCGCCGAAACCCCGGCGAGGTCGCAGACCTCCTCGCGCCGCAGCCCCGGCGTGCGCCGCGCGCGCCCGCCCGCGAGCTCGGGAAGGCCGACGTCGGCCGGGCGCAGGGCCTCGCGGCGGGCGCGCAGGAACCCGCCGAGCTCTCGCTTGTCCACGCCCTCAGCCTGCCACGCCCGCGGGCGGCGAGCCACGGACCGCTGGTCCGGGGACAACGCGGCCGTTCCCCCGCGTGCCGCACCCCGCCAATGTGGCGGGTGACGGACCGAACAACGGAGGTGGACATGGACCGATCACCCGAAGGGGTGCTCCGGCGGCTGCAGGAGCTGCTGGCGGCCAAGGACATGGACGGCATCGCCGGGCTGTGGGCTCCGGACGGGACGGCCGAGTTCCCGTTCGCCGAGGCCGGGGCGCCCACGCGGCTGAGCGGGCGGGAGGCGGTCCGCGACTACCTGGCCGGATATCCCGATGTGTACGACGTCACCGGTGTCCCGGCGATACGAGTGCACCGCACCGGGGACCCGGAGACCATCGTCGCCGAGTTCAGCGCCGAGGGCCGGACGGTGCGCACGGGCGCGCCCTACCGGATGGACTACATCGCCGTGATCACGGTGCGGGACGGGTGGATCACCGAGTACCGCGACTACTGGAGTCCCGTGCAGGCCGCGCGCGCCAGCGGCGACCTGGAAACGCTACGGAAAGAGCTGGAGACATGACGATCCTGGTCACCGGCGGCACCGGAAACACCGGCCGCCCTCTCACGGAGACGCTGCGGGCCCGCGGCGCGGACGTGCGCGTGGCCAGCCGCAGGCCGGGCCCGGACGGCGTGCCCTTCGACTGGGAGGACCCCGGAGCGTATGCCCGGGTACTCGCCGGGGCGGAGGCCGTGTACCTGGTGCCGCCGCCGCTGACCCCGGACCCCATGCCGATGGCCGGGCCGTTCCTGGAGGCCGCGCGGGCCGCCGGGGTGCGGCGCGTGGTGCTGCTCGGCTCGCTGATGGTACCGCGCGGCGCTCAGGGTGCCGCGGAGCTGGAAGGAGCCGTGCGGTCGTTCCCGGAGTGGGCGGTGCTGCGGCCATCGGGGTTCATGCAGAACTTCACCGGGGCGCACCCGGTGGCCGTAGGTATCCGCGAGCGCGGCGAGATCCGTTCGGCGACCGGCGAGGGACGGCTCGGCTGGATCGACGCCGCCGACATCGCGGCCGCCGCGGCGGAGGTGCTACTGGCGCCGGGGCCGGTGGCCGGTGATCAGGTGCTCACCGGGCCGGAGTCGCTCGGGTACGCGGAGGCGGCGGCGATCATCGCCGAGGTCACCGGGCGACCGGTGCGCCACACGCCGGCGCCGGTGGCCGATCTGGTCCGGCGCAACCTGGACGCGGGCATGCCGGAGCCCTTCGCCGCGGCGCTGGCCGGGGTGGACGCCGACATCGCCAAGGGCAGCGTGGACCGCGTCACGGATACGGTCCACCGCCTGACCGGCCGCGTGCCCCGCTCCTTCGCCGACTTCGCCCGTGCCCGCCGGGAGGAGTGGTCCACGACGTGAGAGATCCGGGGTCCCGGGACGGGCCCCGGCGGTAGGCCCGCCCCTCCCCGTCCCGACCCCGGCCCGGGCCCGCCTTCGGCGGTGGCCCGGGCCGCCCCACCAGGTGAACGCGGTCCCTACAGACACGCCTGCTTTGCCGCTACAGTCGCGGCTATGACGACGATCCGCGTGCCCTACCACCTCGACGAGCCGCTGCCCGAGGCGACGCTGCCGGACCTTCCCGGCGCCTCCACAGTGTCCCCCGACCTGCCTGACGGCGACCTGTGGGCGCGCATGGCGCACCTGCACGAGGAGGTGGCCGTACGGGTCGCCGAGAGCGTGCGGGCCGCGGAGGCACCCGCGGTGCTGTCCGGAGACTGCATGGTCGCCCTGGGAACGATCGCCGGTGTGCAGCGCGCCGGGGTGGACGCCTCGGTCGTGTGGTTCGACGCCCACGGCGACCTCCAGACCCTGGAGACCTCCGCCTCCGGCTACATGGGAGGCATCCCGCTGCGGATCCTGGTGGGCTACCGGCCCGAACTCAGCGCGGAGCGCCTCGGGCTGCGCGCCGTCGCCGAAGAGCGGGTGCTGCTGGTGGACGGCCGCGACCTCGACCCCCCGGAGGCGGAGTTCCTCGCGGCCTCGCCGCTGCGCCGATACGGAGTCGAGGAGGTCGCGGCCGAGATACTGCCACCCGGCCCGATCGTGCTGCACGTGGACCTTGATGTCGTGGATCCCGGCGAGTTCGAGGGGCTGCTGTTCCCCACGCCGGGAGGGCCCGGCGTCTCGGCCGTGCTGGACGCGGCACGCCGAGTGCTGCACACCGGCCGGGTGGCGGCGCTGAGCATCGGCTGCACCTGGGACCCCGACCGAAGCGACCCCGCCGCGCGGTCAGGGCTCGTCGCCGACCTGGTCTCGCACCGGGCGAGCACCGGGTAGCGGGAGCGGATCGCTGGAGCGCCGCGCTACTCGGTCGCCCGATGCGGAACCGTTCCGGGAGGAACCCGGAACACAGCCCTGAACGGGCGCGATTGCGCAGTTCAGGGGGAAGAGTCGGCCGGTAAGCCGGATTCTGTGCGGTCCGGTGGACCACGGCGGCCATCCATCTGGGACTGCCGTTTCCGGCAGCCTCGGTGCGGTCTACCCGCGGACCTCGGGCGGGCCGCCCTCGAACGTCCGCGTGGGGGACCGGGGTCCCCCTTCTTGACCTTGCTCCGGGTGGGGTTTGCCAAGCCGGCCGGATCGCTCCGACCGCTGGTGGGCTCTTACCCCACCGTTTCACCCTTACCACCGCAAGCGGTGGCGGTCTGTTTTCTGTGGCACTTTCCCGCGGGTCGCCCCGGGTCGGCGTTACCGACCACCCTGCCCTGCGGAGTCCGGACTTTCCTCGACACCGAACCGGTGCCGCGACCGCCTGGCCGACTCTTCCCTACTGTCATTCTACGATCCCGCGGCGCCCCGAATTCCCGCGCAGCGGCGGGACACTCGGGGCGGGGCGGCTATGCGAGGTGGGCGGTGTCGTTCATCGAGCGCACCACCATCGGCCCGTCGCTGAAACAGTCGATCTCCGACAGGCAGCCGACATCAAGGTGCATCCGGTACAACGCTTGCGGGGGCGCGAGCATCGCCGTCTGGAGCAGCGTCTTGATCGGCGTCACGTGGCTGACGATGAGGACCGTCTCGGCCCGGTGCCGCGCGAGGAGCTTGTCCCGGGCTTCGCCCACTCGCCGCATGGCCGAGGCGAAGCTCTCGCCCCCCGGCGGGGCGACATCGGGATCGGCGAGCCACCGCTCCAGGTCAGCGGGGTTCTCCCGGCGCACCTCGGCGAAGGTCTTGCCCTCCCACTCGCCGAAGTCGACCTCGCGGAACCCGTCGTCGACCCGCACGGTCAGGGACAGCTCCCGCGCCACGTGCGCGGCGGTGTCGCGGGCGCGCCGCAACGGGGAGGACACGATGGTGTCGATACCGCGCCCGGCGAGCCGGCGCGCGGCCGCGCGGGCCTGCGCGTGCCCGAGCTCGGTCAGCGCGATGTCGCCGGCGCCGGCGAACCGCTTCTCGGCCGAGAGCGGTGTCTCACCGTGCCGCAGCAGAAGCAGCTTGGTCGGTGTGGTGTCGGGCGCGAGCCAGCCCGTCGAGGACGGGGCCGCACCGGCGTCGCCGGCCGGAGGCGCGCTACCGGCCGGGCCCGTGTCCCCGCTGTCCGGGGTGGCCGGTGCGACCGGACCCGGCTCCTCTGCGCCGGGCCCGGTTTCGTCCGGCGGTGCCAACCGCACCGGCCGCCCTTCGGCGGCGGCGT includes the following:
- a CDS encoding arginase family protein — its product is MTTIRVPYHLDEPLPEATLPDLPGASTVSPDLPDGDLWARMAHLHEEVAVRVAESVRAAEAPAVLSGDCMVALGTIAGVQRAGVDASVVWFDAHGDLQTLETSASGYMGGIPLRILVGYRPELSAERLGLRAVAEERVLLVDGRDLDPPEAEFLAASPLRRYGVEEVAAEILPPGPIVLHVDLDVVDPGEFEGLLFPTPGGPGVSAVLDAARRVLHTGRVAALSIGCTWDPDRSDPAARSGLVADLVSHRASTG
- a CDS encoding NmrA family NAD(P)-binding protein; its protein translation is MTILVTGGTGNTGRPLTETLRARGADVRVASRRPGPDGVPFDWEDPGAYARVLAGAEAVYLVPPPLTPDPMPMAGPFLEAARAAGVRRVVLLGSLMVPRGAQGAAELEGAVRSFPEWAVLRPSGFMQNFTGAHPVAVGIRERGEIRSATGEGRLGWIDAADIAAAAAEVLLAPGPVAGDQVLTGPESLGYAEAAAIIAEVTGRPVRHTPAPVADLVRRNLDAGMPEPFAAALAGVDADIAKGSVDRVTDTVHRLTGRVPRSFADFARARREEWSTT
- a CDS encoding helix-turn-helix transcriptional regulator; translated protein: MDKRELGGFLRARREALRPADVGLPELAGGRARRTPGLRREEVCDLAGVSANYYERLEQARAPRPSPQVIDAIGRALKLSEAERAHLSRLAGHAPPVRSGEPEKVPPGVLALLDRIGPVAAYVCDARHDMLAWNDLAAALVTDFGALPPAERNVLRLAMRLGPTVCSAPPEAAGGFEAQAAAQSREALTRRPHDSALRRLVGEFAERVPGFAAEWRRNDVRPRATLRKRVDRGELGVLDLDSQTLAVPGSDLRVVMLSAEPGTLAHDKLTRLQLRRTAPAPSSRP
- a CDS encoding bifunctional RNase H/acid phosphatase, whose product is MSRLLVEADGGSRGNPGPAGYGAVVRDALSGRVLAEAAESIETATNNVAEYQGLIAGLAKAAELDPDAEVEARLDSKLVVEQMSGRWKIKHPGMRPLAQRARDIAATFASVRYTWVPRAKNEHADRLANEAMDAAAEGRPVRLAPPDETGPGAEEPGPVAPATPDSGDTGPAGSAPPAGDAGAAPSSTGWLAPDTTPTKLLLLRHGETPLSAEKRFAGAGDIALTELGHAQARAAARRLAGRGIDTIVSSPLRRARDTAAHVARELSLTVRVDDGFREVDFGEWEGKTFAEVRRENPADLERWLADPDVAPPGGESFASAMRRVGEARDKLLARHRAETVLIVSHVTPIKTLLQTAMLAPPQALYRMHLDVGCLSEIDCFSDGPMVVRSMNDTAHLA
- a CDS encoding nuclear transport factor 2 family protein encodes the protein MDRSPEGVLRRLQELLAAKDMDGIAGLWAPDGTAEFPFAEAGAPTRLSGREAVRDYLAGYPDVYDVTGVPAIRVHRTGDPETIVAEFSAEGRTVRTGAPYRMDYIAVITVRDGWITEYRDYWSPVQAARASGDLETLRKELET